The stretch of DNA GGTATGCCGGTGTGCTGAAACTGGTACAGGAAAAATCAGACTGGGCACAAGAGAAGCCCAACGTTCATCGTGGCGTTTCTGCTTATTTCTGTCATAACTCCTATGTGGCACACGTGCTGGATTTGACCGTTGAAAGCGGTAAGCCCGTTGTACAAAAAGTTTGTTGTGCGATCGACTGTGGCGTGGTGGTCAATCCTGATGCTGCTGCTAATATGGCTGAGGGAGCTATTACAGACGGCATTGGTAATGCTTTTTATGGTGCGATGACCTTCAAGGATGGTATCCCGGAAAAAAATAATTTTGATAAATACCGCATGATCCGAATGAGTGAGTCGCCCAAGGAGATAGAGGTGCACTTTGTGCAAAACGAAATTGATCCTACTGGCATGGGAGAACCACCCTTCCCACCAATTTTCGGAGCAGTGGCCAATGCCTTATACAAGGCCACAGGTAAGCGTTCCTATCATCAGCCCTTCCTTGGGGATGAGCAGGTGCTGGGATAAAATTACCTGGGTTTATTTTGGGGACGTAGGGTTATCTCTTTTTCCAATTTTAGGGAACGTTGAAAAAGTTGGAAGGCGGAAGGTGGAAGTGGGAAATTTGGGCCCCTGAGCCTTCCCCCTTCCGATTTCCGCCTTCAAAACAGCGAATGTCAAAAGTCCAGTAGCTTGGAGACGGAAGAAAAATAAATGATACCACTTTTGATTCGCTAAAATTTTCAAAGCAACTGACAGCAAGGAAGTCGTGTGAAAATATTCGCGAACCTTTGAAAAAAGTGGTATCATTTATTTCCGTCAAACTACTTGGTAATTTCGCAATAAAATTAAAAATTGAAGGCAGTTTTATACTTTGATAAAGTAAAGCCAAAAATATTGCGATGAAATTAAATACTTTCGCCTTTCTATTTGTGGGAATACTGCTATGGTCTTGTACCCCTAAAACGACAGAATCTGTCAGGACGAAGCCACAACTGCCCGATGATTATAATCAGGAAGGGAAGGTCAAGTTGGCCATTGTAATCTCTGTTGACCAAATGCGCTATGATTACCTCGAACGCTTTGCCGGGCTTTTTGAGCATGGTCTCAAAACCTTGTCAACCGAGGGGACGGTTTTTTCTAATGCTCACCATGAGCATTCTATGACAGCCACCGCGCCAGGCCACGCTACCCTCTCAACGGGTTGCTACCCTATGCATCACGGCATTGTAGAAAACAACTTCTATAATCAGAAAACAGGCACTGTTGATTATGGCGTAACAGATCCTAGTGTAAAACTGATAGGTGCGGCGCAAGAGGGGCCCGGTGTTTCCCCCAAGAATTTGGAGCGGATGGCCCTAGGTGACCACCTCAAGAAGGCTTCTTCGAAGAGCAAAGTAATTGCTGTCGCCATCAAAGATCGAACAAGTATTTTATTGGGAGGAAAAAAACCTGACCATGCCTTTTGGTTTGATAATGGTAAGCTGAAATTTATTTCCTCTTCTTATTATACCAAAACCTTACCTGCTTATATTGATGAGCTGGAACCAGTAACTTTGTATGGTGCCGAAATCGAAAAAGGCTGGTATAAAAAACTGCCAGAGGAGGCCTACAAACTTTCCAGAGAAGATGATTTTGCCTTTGAAAATGGACAATTCCTGCCCTCCTTTCCTCATACCAAAGCACGAACAGGAGGTTTTATCCGTCCGGACATGAAAAACACCATAATGATGAGGTTGACACCGCTGGGAGATAAAGTTGTCTTGGATTTGGCTAAGCGGATCATTGCGGAAGAAAAAATGGGCGTAGATGACCAAACGGATTTATTATTCGTTGGTTGTTCAAATGCAGATGCTATTGGTCACCATTTTGGGCCGATGAGCCAGGAAGTACAGGATTATTACTTATGGTTGGATGAGTACTTAGGGGAATTTATTGATTATCTCGATAAAAATATAGGCCGCGCCAATTATGTGATAGCCTTAAGTGCAGATCACGGTGTTTTGCCAATGCCCGAGGAACTCAGTCGAAAAGGTATAGATGCCAAACGCATCTTAAATAAAGATTTTAATGAAATGCTAACCAAAGCAGAAAAGGAAGCTGCTGCAAAACTGGGAGTACCCGATTCCCTGTTTCTAGCTGCCGATGCGAGCGGAGTTACACCCGATTATACCCATACGCGTTCAAAAGGAATAAAAGATGCAAAGGTTCGCGAAGTCATTGCGGAGGCTATTGTCGGGTTGGATGTCGTAGAAGAGGTATTTACCTTGGAAACATTGGCGCAGACAAATGGCGGCGAAATGCTGACTTTGTTTCAGCGATCTTCTTTTCCTAATAGAGGACACCATATTAAGATGCGCTATAAAGAAAATTATTTAGTCGGATATAGTGCAACGGGGACTAGTCATGGTTCGCCTTATGACTATGATCAAAACGTACCCGTCCTTTTCTTTGGAGGCAATATCCCCGCTCAAAAAATTGATAGGAAAATTGAAACGGTTGATATGGCACCAACACTAGGTAGGCTAATGGGGATTCAACCCAAACCCCAAATGGATGGAAAAATCTTATTGGAAGCGGTGATGAGTCATTAGAGGCCCTTCTTTACAAATACCAGGGTCTCCTCTCCACAAACTAATGTTAACTGGTCCTTGTTTACCTTAAAGGAGCTGGCTTTTTGGAGATACTCAAAATAGGTTCGCTCAATATCGGAATATGCAGGACAAAGCATTTTAGTAGCACCTACTCCGCTAATGGTTACTTTGTCACCTACTATGGTCGCATCAGAAAAGTATTGATTGCAGACACCTTTGCCTGTCAAACGCCCATCAGCAAAAGTAGCTGTTATCGTGAATGAGTCGGGTAATTCCCCCATTGACCAACTTTGGAGCTGCCAAACAGCCTTAGAAATATCACTTCCAGCTTTGGAAGGGCAGCCAATCCAAACGGAGGCACAAAGGAAAATTAATGGAAATGCAATTTTGTACATAATGGTAATAATTTAGGGTGTGGTTTTTCGAATTTGTTTAAAAGAATTAGGTTAGATTATAAAGATAAAATACAACTCGGGATTTTGTCATCAATTTCTAAAATGTTTACATACCAAACCTGCTCAAAGGAATCTTGATCATTTGCTATGACTTTACAAAATATACCGCTAATCATCCTTGGTACTGCGCGCAGCCATGGCAACACTCGCCAAATTGTTGATGAACTAATGAAAGAACAAACTTGTGAGTTGGTAGACTTAAATGAATGGCACTTTTCCTACTATGACTATGAACACCGGAATAAGGAAGACGATTTTTTGAAGCTAGTAGAAAAAATGTTACAGCACGATACCCTATTATTTGCTTCCCCTATTTATTGGTACAGTATGAGTGCGGTGATGAAAACTTTTTTTGATCGCCTTTCTGATTTACTGACGATTCGCAAAGCATTGGGTAGGCAATTGCGTGGAAAAACGATGCTCGTTTTAAGTTGTAGTGAAGATGCGGAGGACTACGATTGCTTTGCTAAACCATTTGAGCTTTCTGCCGATTACCTAGGCATGCATTACGCGGGGTATTTTCATACATGGATTGAGGATGGAGAAGTGCCCCCAGAAAGCCGCCAAACACTAAAGCGATTGAAGGCGACACTAGCAGATCTAGGGATCAGTGAAGCCTGATTTCTCCATTTGACGCGGTATTTATTAACCTTAAATACAATCTTTTGCTGCTTTATAT from Saprospiraceae bacterium encodes:
- a CDS encoding alkaline phosphatase family protein, with amino-acid sequence MKLNTFAFLFVGILLWSCTPKTTESVRTKPQLPDDYNQEGKVKLAIVISVDQMRYDYLERFAGLFEHGLKTLSTEGTVFSNAHHEHSMTATAPGHATLSTGCYPMHHGIVENNFYNQKTGTVDYGVTDPSVKLIGAAQEGPGVSPKNLERMALGDHLKKASSKSKVIAVAIKDRTSILLGGKKPDHAFWFDNGKLKFISSSYYTKTLPAYIDELEPVTLYGAEIEKGWYKKLPEEAYKLSREDDFAFENGQFLPSFPHTKARTGGFIRPDMKNTIMMRLTPLGDKVVLDLAKRIIAEEKMGVDDQTDLLFVGCSNADAIGHHFGPMSQEVQDYYLWLDEYLGEFIDYLDKNIGRANYVIALSADHGVLPMPEELSRKGIDAKRILNKDFNEMLTKAEKEAAAKLGVPDSLFLAADASGVTPDYTHTRSKGIKDAKVREVIAEAIVGLDVVEEVFTLETLAQTNGGEMLTLFQRSSFPNRGHHIKMRYKENYLVGYSATGTSHGSPYDYDQNVPVLFFGGNIPAQKIDRKIETVDMAPTLGRLMGIQPKPQMDGKILLEAVMSH
- a CDS encoding META domain-containing protein — encoded protein: MYKIAFPLIFLCASVWIGCPSKAGSDISKAVWQLQSWSMGELPDSFTITATFADGRLTGKGVCNQYFSDATIVGDKVTISGVGATKMLCPAYSDIERTYFEYLQKASSFKVNKDQLTLVCGEETLVFVKKGL
- a CDS encoding NAD(P)H-dependent oxidoreductase encodes the protein MTLQNIPLIILGTARSHGNTRQIVDELMKEQTCELVDLNEWHFSYYDYEHRNKEDDFLKLVEKMLQHDTLLFASPIYWYSMSAVMKTFFDRLSDLLTIRKALGRQLRGKTMLVLSCSEDAEDYDCFAKPFELSADYLGMHYAGYFHTWIEDGEVPPESRQTLKRLKATLADLGISEA